The following proteins come from a genomic window of Chaetodon auriga isolate fChaAug3 chromosome 16, fChaAug3.hap1, whole genome shotgun sequence:
- the raver1 gene encoding ribonucleoprotein PTB-binding 1 isoform X2, which translates to MAAAVSVSTAARDESTDTGLSFASRPLHENHDVVADHENWMPGDRRHPELEPGEEDSTSERECQRRVDEDLTSLSPEEIESRLERTRREFYNRRKIIIKNLPSDVSNQEVHELLGNYDLKYCFVDKYKGTAFVTLLNGEQAQCAIKDFHQYLLRDREISVQLQPTDALLCIANLPCAFTQQQFEELVRPFGNLERCFLVYSASTGHSKGYGFVEYMKKDSAARAKSELLGKQLGSRMLYVHWTEVGSLTYPLLHSKCLCMDRLPPSLLTAQDLRNALADTHPPVFCQLAQGQDGSFRRFAVLEFATAEMAEEAQRLTDGRLLGGTHIRVSFCAPGPPGRSMLAALIAAQTMAVNRGKGLLPDPTAMQILTGLNNPATLKMLLNPLSQGHKQGLLGAAPTMPLLANPALSAAILQMLLQNQAKAQQQAFLGNHLLWAQVLHNKENPLVPCAGLIGENPLAALPVQQGVHLLGDLPQGGVVPGLGLQTDPLNPLKPMPLGRSLAREQESPTAACSFPQTSSPTLQGISMPLMGGMMGADGLTAQGVSILGDPPKDVNLPQSAFLSVNSVFPSGGSCRPHPYRRRPTLSNVSNQHTHQSIQPNYSLRYQDSYSPEYPPLHQDPLAHLYEQQENLDTGALAGFGQQLSRHPEYSERFSHYSYPPSPPMSYFSSGPEASSNGSLPATQLNRAVGMPPVSHSTNYPPGLGNAVKTPIGSHKRVFSRLIPSPEPSPEGSYVGQHSQGLGGHYADSYLKRKRIF; encoded by the exons ATGGCGGCCGCCGTGTCTGTTAGCACAGCAGCCAGAGAtgaaagcacagacacaggACTCAGTTTCGCCTCTCGTCCGCTTCATGAAAATCACGACGTCGTTGCGGACCACGAAAATTGGATGCCCGGAGACCGCCGGCATCCCGAACTCGAACCCGGCGAAGAGGACTCAACGTCGGAACGCGAATGTCAGCGGAGGGTCGACGAGGACTTGACTTCACTGAGCCCCGAAGAGATTGAGAGCCGTTTAGAGAGAACTCGCCGAGAGTTTTACAACCGTCGAAAAATTATCATAAAGAATTTGCCCTCCGACGTTAGCAATCAG gaggtcCATGAGCTGTTGGGAAACTATGACCTGAAGTACTGCTTTGTTGACAAATACAAGGGCACAG CATTTGTGACCCTGCTAAATGGAGAACAGGCACAGTGTGCCATCAAAGACTTCCATCAGTATTTACTACGGGACAGGGAgatctctgtgcagctgcagccaacagACGCTCTTCTATGCATCGCCAACTTGCCCTGTGCTTTTAcccagcagcagtttgaggaGTTGGTGAGGCCCTTTGGTAACCTAGAGCGCTGCTTTCTGGTGTACAGTGCCTCCACAGGGCACTCCAAAGGCTATGGCTTTGTGGAGTACATGAAGAAGGACTCTGCAGCCAGGGCCAAGTCAGAGCTGTTGGGAAAGCAGCTGGGCTCCCGCATGCTGTATGTCCACTGGACTGAAGTGGGCTCCCTCACATACCCACTGCTGCACTCTAAATGCCTGTGCATGGACCGCCTGCCCCCAAGCCTGCTGACGGCCCAAGACCTCCGCAACGCCCTGGCTGACACCCATCCACCAGTCTTCTGCCAG TTGGCTCAGGGACAAGATGGGAGTTTTCGGCGGTTCGCGGTGTTGGAGTTTGCCACAGCTGAGATGGCCGAGGAGGCGCAGAGACTCACTGATGGCAGACTGCTGGGTGGGACACACATTAGGGTGTCCTTCTGTGCCCCTGGCCCTCCTGGAAGAAGCATGTTGGCTGCTCTGATTGCTGCCCAAACCATG GCTGTGAATAGGGGTAAAGGTCTCCTCCCTGATCCCACAGCCATGCAGATACTTACAGGCCTCAATAACCCTGCCACCCTCAAGATGCTGCTCAACCCACTGTCACAGGGACACAAACAAG GCCTCCTCGGGGCAGCCCCTACAATGCCCCTGCTGGCCAACCCCGCCCTCTCTGCCGCCATACTCCAGATGCTCCTTCAGAACCAGGCAAAGGCCCAGCAG CAAGCCTTTCTGGGAAATCATCTTCTATGGGCTCAGGTGCTGCACAATAAAGAAAACCCTCTAGTGCCTTGT GCAGGACTCATTGGGGAGAatcctctggctgctctgcctGTCCAGCAGGGAGTCCATCTGCTTGGAGACCTGCCCCAAG GCGGTGTTGTCCCGGGTCTTGGTCTTCAGACAGATCCTCTAAACCCCTTAAAGCCAATGCCACTTGGCAGATCCTTGGCAAGGGAGCAGGAGTCCCccacagcagcatgcagcttcCCACAGACTTCCTCTCCCACCCTGCAGGGCATCTCCATGCCCCTGATGGGTGGCATGATGGGGGCAGATGGCCTCACAGCGCAAGGG GTATCCATACTCGGAGATCCTCCCAAAGATGTGAACCTTCCCCAGAGTGCCTTCCTCAGTGTCAACAGTGTTTTCCCCTCAG GAGGAAGCTGCAGACCTCACCCCTATAGGAGGAGGCCAACATTAAGTAATGTGTccaaccagcacacacaccagagcATACAGCCAAATTACAGCCTGCGCTACCAGGATTCCTACAGCCCAGAATATCCTCCCCTACACCAG GATCCTCTGGCCCACTTGTATGAACAGCAGGAGAACCTTGATACTGGGGCCTTGGCAGGATTTGGCCAGCAG ctctctcgTCACCCTGAATACAGTGAGCGGTTTTCCCACTACAGTTACCCTCCCAGCCCACCCATGTCTTACTTTAGCTCAGGGCCTGAGGCTTCCAGTAACGGCAGCCTCCCAGCCACCCAGCTCAACAGG GCTGTGGGAATGCCTCCTGTGAGTCACTCCACCAACTACCCTCCAGGCCTGGGGAATGCTGTGAAG ACTCCCATTGGTAGCCACAAGCGTGTGTTTTCCCGCCTGATCCCATCTCCAGAGCCGAGCCCTGAAGGCAGCTATGTGGGCCAGCACTCACAGGGCCTTGGTGGCCATTATGCAGACTCCTACCTTAAGCGTAAGCGTATTTTCTGA
- the raver1 gene encoding ribonucleoprotein PTB-binding 1 isoform X3, giving the protein MAAAVSVSTAARDESTDTGLSFASRPLHENHDVVADHENWMPGDRRHPELEPGEEDSTSERECQRRVDEDLTSLSPEEIESRLERTRREFYNRRKIIIKNLPSDVSNQEVHELLGNYDLKYCFVDKYKGTAFVTLLNGEQAQCAIKDFHQYLLRDREISVQLQPTDALLCIANLPCAFTQQQFEELVRPFGNLERCFLVYSASTGHSKGYGFVEYMKKDSAARAKSELLGKQLGSRMLYVHWTEVGSLTYPLLHSKCLCMDRLPPSLLTAQDLRNALADTHPPVFCQLAQGQDGSFRRFAVLEFATAEMAEEAQRLTDGRLLGGTHIRVSFCAPGPPGRSMLAALIAAQTMAVNRGKGLLPDPTAMQILTGLNNPATLKMLLNPLSQGHKQGLLGAAPTMPLLANPALSAAILQMLLQNQAKAQQQAFLGNHLLWAQVLHNKENPLVPCAGLIGENPLAALPVQQGVHLLGDLPQGGVVPGLGLQTDPLNPLKPMPLGRSLAREQESPTAACSFPQTSSPTLQGISMPLMGGMMGADGLTAQGVSILGDPPKDVNLPQSAFLSVNSVFPSGGSCRPHPYRRRPTLSNVSNQHTHQSIQPNYSLRYQDSYSPEYPPLHQDPLAHLYEQQENLDTGALAGFGQQVLSRHPEYSERFSHYSYPPSPPMSYFSSGPEASSNGSLPATQLNRAVGMPPVSHSTNYPPGLGNAVKTPIGSHKRVFSRLIPSPEPSPEGSYVGQHSQGLGGHYADSYLKRKRIF; this is encoded by the exons ATGGCGGCCGCCGTGTCTGTTAGCACAGCAGCCAGAGAtgaaagcacagacacaggACTCAGTTTCGCCTCTCGTCCGCTTCATGAAAATCACGACGTCGTTGCGGACCACGAAAATTGGATGCCCGGAGACCGCCGGCATCCCGAACTCGAACCCGGCGAAGAGGACTCAACGTCGGAACGCGAATGTCAGCGGAGGGTCGACGAGGACTTGACTTCACTGAGCCCCGAAGAGATTGAGAGCCGTTTAGAGAGAACTCGCCGAGAGTTTTACAACCGTCGAAAAATTATCATAAAGAATTTGCCCTCCGACGTTAGCAATCAG gaggtcCATGAGCTGTTGGGAAACTATGACCTGAAGTACTGCTTTGTTGACAAATACAAGGGCACAG CATTTGTGACCCTGCTAAATGGAGAACAGGCACAGTGTGCCATCAAAGACTTCCATCAGTATTTACTACGGGACAGGGAgatctctgtgcagctgcagccaacagACGCTCTTCTATGCATCGCCAACTTGCCCTGTGCTTTTAcccagcagcagtttgaggaGTTGGTGAGGCCCTTTGGTAACCTAGAGCGCTGCTTTCTGGTGTACAGTGCCTCCACAGGGCACTCCAAAGGCTATGGCTTTGTGGAGTACATGAAGAAGGACTCTGCAGCCAGGGCCAAGTCAGAGCTGTTGGGAAAGCAGCTGGGCTCCCGCATGCTGTATGTCCACTGGACTGAAGTGGGCTCCCTCACATACCCACTGCTGCACTCTAAATGCCTGTGCATGGACCGCCTGCCCCCAAGCCTGCTGACGGCCCAAGACCTCCGCAACGCCCTGGCTGACACCCATCCACCAGTCTTCTGCCAG TTGGCTCAGGGACAAGATGGGAGTTTTCGGCGGTTCGCGGTGTTGGAGTTTGCCACAGCTGAGATGGCCGAGGAGGCGCAGAGACTCACTGATGGCAGACTGCTGGGTGGGACACACATTAGGGTGTCCTTCTGTGCCCCTGGCCCTCCTGGAAGAAGCATGTTGGCTGCTCTGATTGCTGCCCAAACCATG GCTGTGAATAGGGGTAAAGGTCTCCTCCCTGATCCCACAGCCATGCAGATACTTACAGGCCTCAATAACCCTGCCACCCTCAAGATGCTGCTCAACCCACTGTCACAGGGACACAAACAAG GCCTCCTCGGGGCAGCCCCTACAATGCCCCTGCTGGCCAACCCCGCCCTCTCTGCCGCCATACTCCAGATGCTCCTTCAGAACCAGGCAAAGGCCCAGCAG CAAGCCTTTCTGGGAAATCATCTTCTATGGGCTCAGGTGCTGCACAATAAAGAAAACCCTCTAGTGCCTTGT GCAGGACTCATTGGGGAGAatcctctggctgctctgcctGTCCAGCAGGGAGTCCATCTGCTTGGAGACCTGCCCCAAG GCGGTGTTGTCCCGGGTCTTGGTCTTCAGACAGATCCTCTAAACCCCTTAAAGCCAATGCCACTTGGCAGATCCTTGGCAAGGGAGCAGGAGTCCCccacagcagcatgcagcttcCCACAGACTTCCTCTCCCACCCTGCAGGGCATCTCCATGCCCCTGATGGGTGGCATGATGGGGGCAGATGGCCTCACAGCGCAAGGG GTATCCATACTCGGAGATCCTCCCAAAGATGTGAACCTTCCCCAGAGTGCCTTCCTCAGTGTCAACAGTGTTTTCCCCTCAG GAGGAAGCTGCAGACCTCACCCCTATAGGAGGAGGCCAACATTAAGTAATGTGTccaaccagcacacacaccagagcATACAGCCAAATTACAGCCTGCGCTACCAGGATTCCTACAGCCCAGAATATCCTCCCCTACACCAG GATCCTCTGGCCCACTTGTATGAACAGCAGGAGAACCTTGATACTGGGGCCTTGGCAGGATTTGGCCAGCAGGTA ctctctcgTCACCCTGAATACAGTGAGCGGTTTTCCCACTACAGTTACCCTCCCAGCCCACCCATGTCTTACTTTAGCTCAGGGCCTGAGGCTTCCAGTAACGGCAGCCTCCCAGCCACCCAGCTCAACAGG GCTGTGGGAATGCCTCCTGTGAGTCACTCCACCAACTACCCTCCAGGCCTGGGGAATGCTGTGAAG ACTCCCATTGGTAGCCACAAGCGTGTGTTTTCCCGCCTGATCCCATCTCCAGAGCCGAGCCCTGAAGGCAGCTATGTGGGCCAGCACTCACAGGGCCTTGGTGGCCATTATGCAGACTCCTACCTTAAGCGTAAGCGTATTTTCTGA